A region from the Streptomyces tsukubensis genome encodes:
- a CDS encoding sensor histidine kinase, which produces MVRQKPSTGSPRSAAGFVWLVPVVVTAAAAVTAASLVSVSARSAVIWIGACAVAAVAVAAYAAVRRTREVRRLTARLAERDAVIARNQEAAARLVGELLPDLLARLQRGEFPEDLMPGIDLPPEYLSVLTAVVDAVSAEEDLRESAQRAFVNIARRVQAIIHQQAQELREMEDRHGNDPAVFGDLLRIDHATALVGRLADSIAVLGGARPGRQWSRAVPLYSVLRGAMSRILDYQRVDLHSVSEVAVVGPAVEPLIHALAELLDNATRYSPPQTRVHLTAVDVNSGIAVEIEDGGVSMSEEARLRAERMLKAAQEGIDLNDLGETPRLGLAVVGRLSQAYGFQVSLRSSAYGGVRAVLIVPKKLITSAKAATGLAHGIGIASGPRPHPAAAGSPAPDAADRARRNGGEPRRVTGPTAAALPAPSLPASAYDDDVPVVTERTPNGLPQRRRKAPAYDLVVPVTAPPEPRRPEQAQQPRQARQAQQSETPEEAPPVQPGIWLAAFQSGLAGEDPQTNKGSTQP; this is translated from the coding sequence ATGGTCCGACAGAAACCGTCGACCGGAAGTCCGCGGAGCGCAGCCGGCTTCGTGTGGCTCGTGCCCGTCGTCGTCACCGCCGCTGCCGCAGTCACCGCCGCGTCCCTGGTGTCCGTGTCCGCCCGTTCCGCCGTGATCTGGATCGGCGCGTGCGCGGTCGCCGCCGTCGCGGTCGCCGCGTATGCGGCCGTACGCCGGACCCGCGAGGTCCGCAGGCTGACCGCCCGGCTCGCGGAGCGGGACGCGGTGATCGCCCGCAACCAGGAGGCCGCCGCACGCCTCGTCGGTGAACTGCTGCCCGACCTCCTGGCCCGGCTCCAGCGGGGCGAGTTCCCCGAGGACCTGATGCCGGGCATCGACCTGCCGCCGGAGTACCTGTCCGTCCTGACCGCCGTCGTCGACGCCGTCAGCGCCGAGGAGGACCTCCGCGAATCGGCCCAGCGCGCCTTCGTCAACATCGCCCGCCGGGTCCAGGCGATCATCCATCAGCAGGCCCAGGAGCTGCGGGAGATGGAGGACCGGCACGGCAACGACCCCGCGGTCTTCGGCGATCTGCTCCGGATCGACCACGCCACCGCGCTCGTCGGCCGGCTCGCGGACTCCATCGCCGTGCTCGGCGGTGCCCGTCCGGGCCGCCAGTGGAGCCGGGCCGTACCGCTCTACAGCGTGCTGCGCGGGGCGATGTCGCGGATCCTCGACTACCAGCGCGTCGATCTCCACTCGGTCTCCGAGGTCGCCGTCGTCGGCCCCGCCGTCGAACCGCTCATCCACGCCCTCGCGGAGCTCCTGGACAACGCCACCCGCTACTCGCCGCCGCAGACCCGGGTCCATCTCACCGCCGTGGACGTCAACTCGGGCATCGCCGTCGAGATCGAGGACGGCGGCGTCTCCATGAGCGAGGAGGCCCGGCTGCGCGCCGAGCGGATGCTGAAGGCCGCGCAGGAGGGCATCGACCTCAACGACCTCGGCGAGACCCCGCGTCTGGGCCTCGCGGTCGTCGGCCGCCTCTCCCAGGCGTACGGCTTCCAGGTATCGCTGCGCTCCTCCGCGTACGGCGGTGTGCGCGCCGTACTGATCGTGCCGAAGAAGCTGATCACGAGCGCCAAGGCGGCGACGGGCCTGGCCCACGGCATCGGCATCGCGTCCGGTCCGCGGCCCCATCCCGCCGCGGCCGGATCCCCGGCTCCGGACGCGGCCGACCGGGCACGGCGGAACGGCGGGGAGCCGCGCAGGGTCACCGGCCCCACCGCCGCGGCACTTCCGGCACCGTCGCTGCCGGCCTCCGCCTACGACGACGACGTGCCGGTGGTGACCGAACGCACGCCGAACGGCCTGCCGCAGCGACGGCGCAAGGCCCCCGCCTACGACCTCGTGGTCCCGGTCACGGCACCACCCGAGCCGCGGCGGCCCGAGCAGGCCCAGCAGCCCCGACAGGCCCGGCAGGCCCAGCAGTCCGAAACCCCGGAGGAGGCGCCCCCCGTCCAGCCCGGAATCTGGCTCGCGGCGTTCCAGAGCGGCCTCGCCGGCGAAGACCCTCAGACGAACAAGGGGAGTACGCAGCCATGA
- a CDS encoding roadblock/LC7 domain-containing protein, producing the protein MMQQQYRTNMDWMLKDLAEGVPQTRNVVVLSADGLRIAQHGSDPDTADRLAAACAGLQSLAGAVASELPGSDGRMHLVVIEMNGGFFYLMAAGAGAFLAVLAEEGVDAGLMGQRMRDLVLRIGEHLSAPPRQDRQSA; encoded by the coding sequence ATGATGCAGCAGCAGTACCGGACCAACATGGACTGGATGCTCAAGGACCTGGCCGAGGGCGTACCGCAGACCAGGAACGTCGTCGTGCTCTCGGCGGACGGGCTGCGCATCGCCCAGCACGGCTCCGACCCCGACACCGCGGACCGGCTGGCCGCCGCCTGTGCGGGCCTCCAGAGCCTGGCGGGCGCGGTCGCCTCCGAACTCCCGGGCAGTGACGGCCGGATGCATCTCGTCGTCATCGAGATGAACGGCGGCTTCTTCTATCTGATGGCCGCCGGCGCGGGCGCCTTCCTCGCCGTCCTGGCCGAAGAGGGCGTCGACGCCGGTCTGATGGGCCAGCGGATGCGGGATCTGGTGCTGCGCATCGGGGAGCACCTGAGCGCACCGCCGCGACAGGATCGGCAGTCCGCGTGA
- a CDS encoding DUF742 domain-containing protein, giving the protein MSRPGDWEGSSPERLYVITGGRNGSQVPATLDLVTLIVATSGPRHGMPPEQAAIVRLCSSPLSVAEISAYLSFPVSVVTVLLGDLLVDEQVAARAPVQRAPLPDRALIEAVIDGLQQL; this is encoded by the coding sequence GTGAGCCGACCGGGAGACTGGGAGGGCAGCAGTCCGGAACGGCTATACGTCATCACCGGCGGCCGCAACGGCTCACAGGTCCCGGCCACGCTCGACCTGGTCACCCTGATCGTGGCCACCTCGGGCCCCCGGCACGGGATGCCTCCGGAACAGGCCGCCATCGTCCGGCTGTGCAGCTCACCGCTCTCGGTGGCGGAGATCTCCGCCTATCTGAGCTTTCCGGTGAGCGTGGTGACCGTGCTGCTCGGCGATCTCCTCGTCGACGAACAGGTCGCCGCCCGGGCACCGGTCCAGCGTGCGCCCCTCCCCGACCGCGCTCTGATTGAGGCAGTGATTGATGGACTACAGCAGCTCTGA
- a CDS encoding GTP-binding protein yields MDYSSSDEAAGGVRAGTASESGAALDRPTGPRTEDVLPDTTTAAVKIVIVGGFGVGKTTLVGAVSEIRPLTTEETMTQAGVGVDDIEGVERKTATTVAMDFGRISINAELVLYLFGTPGQQRFWFLWRGLFEGALGAVVLVDTRRLEVSFDVIGRLEERRVPFVVAVNSFSDAPVYPVEEIRAALDLPDAVPIVDCDARLRRSGRDVLMTLMRYLQRLALATESSTP; encoded by the coding sequence ATGGACTACAGCAGCTCTGACGAAGCCGCCGGCGGCGTCCGCGCGGGGACCGCGAGCGAGTCCGGTGCGGCACTGGACCGGCCGACCGGGCCGCGTACCGAAGACGTGCTCCCGGACACCACGACCGCCGCCGTGAAGATCGTCATCGTCGGCGGCTTCGGCGTCGGGAAGACGACCCTGGTCGGCGCGGTCAGCGAGATCCGTCCGCTGACCACCGAGGAGACCATGACCCAGGCCGGGGTCGGGGTCGACGACATCGAGGGCGTGGAACGGAAGACCGCCACCACGGTGGCGATGGACTTCGGCCGGATCAGCATCAACGCCGAACTCGTCCTCTATCTCTTCGGCACCCCCGGCCAGCAGCGTTTCTGGTTCCTGTGGCGGGGCCTCTTCGAAGGGGCGCTGGGCGCGGTGGTCCTGGTCGACACCCGGCGGCTGGAGGTCAGCTTCGACGTGATCGGCCGCCTGGAGGAGCGCCGGGTGCCGTTCGTGGTGGCCGTGAACTCCTTCTCCGACGCCCCGGTGTACCCGGTCGAGGAGATCCGCGCCGCCCTCGACCTCCCGGACGCGGTCCCCATCGTCGACTGCGACGCCCGCCTCCGCCGCTCGGGCCGCGATGTGCTGATGACGCTGATGCGCTATCTGCAACGGCTGGCCCTGGCGACGGAGTCGTCGACGCCTTAG
- a CDS encoding EamA family transporter: protein MNRAAVIALTALAPISWGSTYAVTTEFLPADRPLFTGMMRALPAGLLILALTRVRPRGDWWWKAAVLGTLNIGAFFPLLFLAAYRLPGGVAAVTGSVGPMFVIGLSALLLGDKPSTRAMLAAIAAAFGVSMVVLQAGAVLDAVGVIAGIASSASMAAGTVLTKRWGRPEGVGPLVMTGWQLTAGGLLITPIAFAVEGAPPALDGTNIAGYAYLALVNTAVAYWLWFRGIGRLSATSVTLLGPLSPITAAVVGWAALSQSLTALQIAGMALAFAATLAGQWQPRPRTVPAPVPAVTPGPVPVPVAGPVPEPSAGRTREPVPALRKEDAAV, encoded by the coding sequence ATGAACCGCGCCGCCGTCATCGCCCTCACCGCGCTCGCCCCGATCTCCTGGGGCTCCACCTATGCCGTCACCACGGAGTTCCTCCCGGCCGACCGCCCGCTGTTCACGGGCATGATGAGGGCGCTGCCCGCCGGACTGCTGATCCTGGCGCTGACCCGGGTCAGACCACGCGGCGACTGGTGGTGGAAGGCGGCGGTCCTCGGCACGCTCAACATCGGGGCGTTCTTCCCGCTGCTCTTCCTCGCCGCCTACCGGCTGCCCGGCGGCGTGGCCGCCGTCACCGGCTCCGTCGGCCCGATGTTCGTGATCGGACTCTCGGCCCTGCTGCTCGGGGACAAGCCGTCGACGCGCGCGATGCTCGCGGCGATCGCCGCGGCCTTCGGGGTGAGCATGGTGGTCCTGCAGGCGGGCGCCGTGCTGGACGCCGTGGGCGTCATCGCCGGAATCGCCTCGTCCGCGTCCATGGCCGCGGGCACGGTACTGACCAAGCGCTGGGGCCGCCCCGAGGGCGTGGGCCCCCTGGTGATGACGGGCTGGCAGCTCACCGCGGGCGGACTCCTGATCACCCCGATCGCCTTCGCGGTGGAGGGCGCCCCGCCCGCCCTGGACGGCACCAACATCGCCGGCTACGCCTATCTCGCCCTGGTCAACACGGCGGTGGCCTACTGGCTCTGGTTCCGCGGCATCGGCCGCCTCTCCGCCACCTCGGTGACCCTGCTGGGCCCGCTCTCCCCGATCACGGCGGCCGTCGTCGGCTGGGCGGCCCTGTCCCAGTCCCTGACGGCCCTCCAGATCGCGGGCATGGCATTGGCGTTCGCGGCCACCCTGGCGGGCCAGTGGCAGCCGCGCCCCAGGACCGTACCGGCCCCCGTTCCCGCGGTGACCCCCGGCCCGGTCCCGGTCCCGGTCGCGGGCCCCGTCCCGGAACCGTCCGCGGGCCGCACCCGCGAGCCCGTACCCGCCCTCCGTAAGGAAGACGCCGCCGTCTGA
- a CDS encoding MarR family winged helix-turn-helix transcriptional regulator — protein MTLRRTAPAKAPAPQHDAVDAITDQWAAVRPDLQTTPMAVFGRIYRIARTMGDRTEKEYGRFGISRGEFDVLATLRRSGMPYTLSPRELSATLMLTTGGMTGRLDKLEKAGLLARSPDPNDRRGLRVSLTAEGLDIVDQAVGAGLALQREAVEAALDPAEAEQLGALLRKLMAA, from the coding sequence ATGACCCTCCGCAGAACCGCCCCCGCCAAGGCCCCCGCCCCGCAGCACGACGCCGTCGACGCGATCACCGACCAGTGGGCGGCGGTCCGGCCCGATCTGCAGACGACGCCCATGGCCGTCTTCGGGCGCATCTACCGGATCGCGCGCACGATGGGCGACCGGACGGAGAAGGAGTACGGGCGGTTCGGGATCAGCCGGGGCGAGTTCGACGTGCTGGCGACCCTGCGCCGCTCGGGGATGCCGTACACCCTCTCGCCGCGCGAACTCTCGGCGACGCTGATGCTCACGACCGGTGGGATGACGGGCCGGCTCGACAAGCTGGAGAAGGCGGGGCTGCTGGCCCGCAGCCCCGATCCGAACGACCGGCGCGGGCTGCGGGTGAGCCTGACGGCCGAGGGCCTGGACATCGTCGACCAGGCGGTGGGGGCCGGGCTGGCGCTTCAGCGCGAGGCGGTGGAAGCGGCGCTCGACCCGGCGGAGGCGGAGCAGTTGGGGGCGCTGCTGCGCAAGCTCATGGCGGCATAG
- a CDS encoding beta-N-acetylglucosaminidase domain-containing protein produces the protein MRLAQGRRPGRGTAAAVAVAVLGGLLGGAQTAVAAPGAPGTVPRTPAGPEGRNDGSVPPVWPRPQSLKPLGPAVALGTEATVVAGPDADPYAVETAHRLLRDAGVGTLYTTLPGRGPVVHLGGPGAVEALRALGMAGQGDLPSGGYRLAAGALGGRGTVAVDGTGPDGLFHGVQTLRQLVRGGTAADKDKGAAARTVRPSEIAGVAVRDWPGTAVRGTTEGFYGRPWSHEQRLAQLDFMGRTKQNRYLYAPGDDPFRQARWRDPYPAERRTEFRELADRARRNHTVLAWAVSPGQRMCLSDAADVRALNRKIDAMWALGVRAFQLQFQDVSYSEWHCEEDAETFGRGPGAAARAQARVAGAVARHLAERHPGAEPLSLLPTEFYQEGETAYRRALAAELDQRVQVAWTGVGVVPRTITGRQVAGAREAFGHPLVTMDNYPVNDYAQNRLFLGPYAGREPAVAAGSAALLANAMEQASASRIPLFTAADYAWNPKGYRPGESWRAALDELADGDRAAREALGVLAGNHASSVLEDTESGYLRPYLDAFRDALAAGTAPAALDRAADALRARFTEMRRAPEGLADTDGGRLDDEIRPWLDQLARYGQAGELAVDLLRAQARGDGTAAWRASLALEPLRTDPAKGRAVVGKGVLEPFLDRVAADAAAWTGAARSPRPDGEGVVRLERARPVASVTAMTVPGAPGTAPGRLEALIPGEGWRAVGVLSPTGWTQSAVGGLPVEALRVAGGGPGTAVRALVPWYTDEPAAGVALTERTADAEIGGAPVRAGLRLSPLRPRDVTGTLTVKAPPGIAVKAPARVTVPRGRALTVPVEVTVPAGAPSGPYPVTLSFAGTEQTLTVRAYPRTGGPGLLAGTGAVASSSGDETPAFPAAAAVDGDPRTRWSSRYEDGAWWQAELPEAVRLGKVVLHWQDAHAAGYRIQVSADGRTWRTAATVGEGRGGTETVRMDAPGTRFLRVQGDRRATRFGYSLFTVEAYAVAAEKGGKAEKAEEAEETVAGDGGPRPEAGPGTEPDTGRAGGLRP, from the coding sequence GTGCGGTTGGCGCAGGGGAGGCGTCCCGGCAGGGGTACGGCCGCGGCGGTCGCCGTCGCGGTGCTGGGCGGGCTCCTCGGCGGCGCCCAGACCGCGGTCGCCGCGCCCGGCGCGCCCGGCACCGTTCCGCGTACCCCGGCAGGTCCGGAGGGCCGCAACGACGGCTCCGTACCGCCGGTATGGCCCCGGCCCCAGTCGCTCAAACCACTGGGCCCGGCCGTGGCCCTGGGCACCGAGGCGACCGTGGTGGCGGGCCCGGACGCCGATCCGTACGCCGTGGAGACCGCCCATCGCCTGCTGCGCGACGCCGGGGTCGGCACCCTCTACACGACGCTTCCCGGACGCGGCCCCGTCGTGCACCTCGGCGGTCCCGGCGCCGTGGAGGCGCTGCGGGCCCTGGGCATGGCCGGTCAGGGTGATCTGCCGTCCGGCGGCTACCGGCTGGCGGCCGGTGCGCTCGGCGGCCGCGGCACGGTGGCCGTGGACGGCACCGGACCTGACGGGCTCTTCCACGGGGTCCAGACCCTGCGGCAGCTGGTCCGGGGCGGTACAGCGGCGGACAAAGACAAGGGTGCGGCGGCGCGGACCGTACGGCCGTCCGAAATCGCCGGTGTCGCCGTCCGCGACTGGCCCGGTACGGCCGTGCGCGGAACCACCGAGGGCTTCTACGGCCGCCCCTGGAGCCATGAACAGCGGCTGGCCCAGCTCGACTTCATGGGCCGCACCAAGCAGAACCGCTATCTGTACGCCCCCGGGGACGACCCCTTCCGGCAGGCCCGCTGGCGCGACCCGTATCCGGCGGAACGGCGTACGGAGTTCCGCGAGCTCGCGGACCGGGCCCGGCGCAACCACACCGTCCTGGCCTGGGCGGTCTCGCCGGGGCAGCGGATGTGTCTGTCCGACGCGGCGGACGTCCGGGCGCTGAACCGGAAGATCGACGCCATGTGGGCGCTCGGCGTGCGCGCCTTCCAGCTCCAGTTCCAGGACGTCAGCTACAGCGAGTGGCACTGCGAAGAGGACGCGGAGACCTTCGGCCGCGGCCCCGGGGCGGCGGCGCGCGCCCAGGCGAGGGTCGCGGGTGCGGTGGCCCGGCATCTGGCGGAGCGCCACCCCGGCGCCGAGCCGCTGTCCCTGCTGCCGACGGAGTTCTACCAGGAGGGCGAGACGGCCTACCGGCGGGCGCTCGCCGCAGAACTGGACCAGCGCGTGCAGGTGGCGTGGACCGGGGTCGGCGTCGTACCGCGGACGATCACCGGGCGGCAGGTGGCCGGGGCCCGCGAGGCCTTCGGGCACCCCCTGGTGACGATGGACAACTACCCCGTCAACGACTACGCGCAGAACCGTCTCTTCCTCGGCCCCTACGCCGGCCGGGAGCCCGCGGTCGCGGCCGGTTCGGCCGCGCTGCTGGCCAATGCGATGGAGCAGGCGTCGGCGTCCCGCATCCCGCTGTTCACGGCCGCGGACTACGCCTGGAACCCCAAGGGCTACCGGCCCGGGGAGTCGTGGCGGGCGGCGCTGGACGAACTGGCGGACGGCGACCGGGCGGCCCGCGAGGCGCTCGGGGTGCTCGCCGGGAACCACGCCTCGTCGGTCCTGGAGGACACCGAGTCGGGCTATCTCCGCCCGTACCTCGACGCCTTCCGTGACGCCCTGGCCGCCGGTACGGCCCCGGCGGCCCTGGACCGGGCGGCGGATGCGCTGCGGGCCCGGTTCACGGAGATGCGCCGGGCGCCGGAGGGGCTGGCGGACACCGACGGCGGCCGGCTGGACGACGAGATACGTCCGTGGCTGGACCAGCTGGCGCGCTACGGGCAGGCGGGCGAACTGGCCGTCGACCTGCTCCGGGCCCAGGCCCGCGGCGACGGGACGGCGGCCTGGCGGGCGTCGCTGGCGCTGGAGCCGCTCCGTACGGATCCGGCGAAGGGCCGGGCGGTGGTCGGCAAGGGCGTGCTGGAGCCGTTCCTCGACCGGGTGGCCGCGGACGCGGCGGCCTGGACGGGGGCGGCCAGGAGCCCGCGCCCCGACGGCGAGGGCGTGGTCCGTCTGGAGCGGGCGCGGCCCGTGGCATCGGTGACGGCGATGACGGTCCCCGGAGCGCCGGGGACGGCCCCGGGCCGGCTGGAGGCGCTGATTCCGGGCGAGGGCTGGCGTGCGGTCGGCGTACTGTCGCCCACCGGCTGGACCCAGTCGGCGGTGGGCGGCCTGCCGGTGGAGGCCCTGCGGGTGGCCGGGGGCGGCCCGGGCACCGCGGTACGGGCCCTGGTGCCCTGGTACACGGACGAACCGGCGGCCGGGGTGGCCCTCACCGAGCGGACGGCGGACGCCGAGATCGGCGGTGCGCCGGTCCGGGCGGGGCTGCGGCTCAGCCCGCTGCGGCCGCGGGACGTGACGGGCACCCTCACGGTGAAGGCGCCGCCCGGTATCGCGGTGAAGGCGCCCGCGCGGGTCACGGTCCCGCGCGGCCGGGCGCTGACGGTGCCCGTGGAGGTGACCGTTCCGGCGGGCGCGCCCTCGGGGCCGTACCCCGTCACGCTCTCCTTCGCGGGTACGGAGCAGACCCTGACGGTCCGCGCCTACCCCCGGACCGGCGGCCCCGGTCTGCTGGCCGGTACGGGTGCCGTCGCGTCCTCGTCCGGCGACGAGACGCCCGCTTTCCCCGCCGCGGCGGCGGTCGACGGCGATCCGCGGACCCGCTGGTCGTCGCGGTACGAGGACGGCGCGTGGTGGCAGGCCGAGCTGCCGGAGGCCGTACGTCTGGGCAAGGTCGTCCTGCACTGGCAGGACGCCCACGCCGCGGGCTACCGGATCCAGGTCTCCGCCGACGGCCGGACATGGCGGACGGCGGCGACGGTTGGTGAGGGCCGCGGCGGCACCGAAACGGTCCGGATGGACGCGCCCGGCACCCGTTTCCTCCGGGTCCAGGGCGATCGGCGGGCCACCCGCTTCGGCTATTCGCTCTTCACGGTCGAGGCGTATGCGGTGGCCGCGGAGAAGGGCGGGAAAGCCGAGAAGGCTGAGGAGGCTGAGGAGACGGTCGCGGGGGACGGAGGGCCGCGCCCCGAAGCGGGCCCCGGCACGGAACCGGATACGGGGCGGGCGGGCGGACTCCGCCCCTGA
- a CDS encoding HNH endonuclease → MPHVLVLNASYEPLGVVPLRRALVLVLENKALCLEESGAFLHSATRVIAAPSVVRLKRFVRVPYRGPVPLTRKALFARDGGRCMYCGGVATSVDHVIPRSRGGKHVWDNVVAACRRCNHVKADRHLRELGWRLTHQPAPPSGLAWRIIGTGHRDPRWLPYLQPYGAEDAMARIDGVSA, encoded by the coding sequence GTGCCGCATGTCCTGGTCCTCAATGCGTCGTACGAGCCGCTCGGCGTCGTACCGCTCCGCCGCGCGCTCGTCCTCGTCCTGGAGAACAAGGCCCTCTGCCTGGAGGAGTCCGGCGCCTTTCTGCACAGCGCGACCCGTGTGATCGCAGCACCGAGCGTCGTCCGCCTGAAGCGGTTCGTCCGGGTCCCCTACCGGGGGCCCGTTCCACTGACCCGCAAGGCCCTCTTCGCCCGTGACGGCGGGCGCTGTATGTACTGCGGTGGCGTCGCAACCAGCGTCGACCACGTCATCCCGCGAAGCCGCGGTGGCAAGCACGTCTGGGACAACGTCGTCGCCGCGTGCCGTCGCTGCAACCATGTCAAGGCCGACCGCCATCTGCGCGAGCTGGGCTGGCGGCTGACGCATCAGCCCGCCCCGCCGAGCGGACTGGCCTGGCGGATCATCGGTACGGGACACCGGGATCCGCGCTGGCTGCCGTATCTGCAACCGTACGGCGCGGAGGATGCAATGGCTCGGATCGACGGCGTTTCCGCCTGA
- a CDS encoding mechanosensitive ion channel family protein, which yields MTGFWSSIALAVPRSAGTPSPSESPSDAPAAPVTFDEAAEKAGNAAGWVEENWSTWLNTGLRIVLILVVALVLRMLVRRALTKLIERMNRSAQAVEGTALGGLLVNAERRRQRSEAIGSVLRSISSFLILGTAGLMILGAFKINLAPLLASAGVAGVAIGFGARNLVTDFLSGVFMIMEDQYGVGDTVDAGVATGEVVEVGLRVTKLRGDDGEIWYVRNGEIKRIGNLSQGWATATVDATVRPTEDMDRVRSVIGGVADELAKSEPWNEQLWGPVETLGLTEVLLDSMTIRVAGRTMPGKALSVERELRWRIKRAFDAAGIRIVGGIPAPETEAASADPSASMAAPSALASPTSPQSLATAPIPQASPNLQK from the coding sequence GTGACCGGCTTCTGGTCGTCGATCGCCCTCGCCGTGCCCCGCTCGGCGGGGACACCGTCACCGTCCGAGTCGCCTTCCGACGCCCCCGCCGCCCCCGTCACCTTCGACGAGGCGGCCGAGAAGGCCGGGAACGCGGCCGGGTGGGTGGAGGAGAACTGGTCCACCTGGCTGAACACCGGACTCCGGATCGTGCTGATCCTGGTGGTCGCGCTGGTGCTGCGGATGCTGGTGCGCCGGGCGCTGACCAAGCTGATAGAGCGGATGAACCGTTCCGCCCAGGCCGTGGAGGGCACCGCCCTCGGCGGACTCCTGGTCAACGCGGAGCGGCGGCGGCAGCGCTCGGAGGCCATCGGCTCCGTCCTGCGTTCGATCTCGTCGTTCCTGATCCTGGGCACGGCAGGACTGATGATCCTCGGCGCCTTCAAGATCAACCTCGCGCCGCTGCTGGCCTCCGCCGGAGTCGCGGGCGTGGCGATCGGCTTCGGCGCCCGCAATCTCGTGACCGACTTCCTCTCCGGCGTCTTCATGATCATGGAGGATCAGTACGGCGTCGGGGACACCGTCGATGCGGGCGTGGCGACCGGCGAGGTCGTCGAGGTCGGTCTGCGGGTGACCAAGCTGCGCGGCGACGACGGCGAGATCTGGTACGTCCGCAACGGGGAGATCAAGCGGATCGGCAACCTCAGCCAGGGCTGGGCGACCGCCACCGTCGACGCCACGGTCCGGCCGACCGAGGACATGGACCGGGTGCGTTCGGTGATCGGCGGGGTCGCGGACGAGCTGGCGAAGTCCGAGCCGTGGAACGAGCAGCTCTGGGGCCCGGTGGAGACGCTCGGTCTGACCGAGGTGCTGCTGGACTCCATGACGATCCGGGTCGCGGGCCGGACCATGCCCGGCAAGGCGCTCTCGGTGGAGCGCGAGCTGCGCTGGCGCATCAAGCGGGCGTTCGACGCCGCGGGCATCCGGATCGTCGGCGGGATCCCGGCACCGGAGACGGAGGCCGCCTCGGCGGATCCTTCGGCTTCGATGGCGGCGCCGTCCGCGCTGGCGAGCCCGACCTCCCCGCAGTCGCTGGCCACGGCGCCGATACCGCAGGCTTCCCCGAACCTCCAGAAGTAA
- a CDS encoding ROK family transcriptional regulator, which yields MNDRAALGLLLEHGPLSRSRIGKLTGLSKPTASQLLVRLEAAGLVVATGTTAGRPGPGAQLYTVNPRAGFAAGLDVSPRRIRAAVADLTGTVVGEYELATGRVRAAGAVQQVTEALDTAAGAAGLALSGIHRLVIGTPGAFDPSTGQLRYASHLPGWHSTTLLDELAAALPMPFELENDVNLVAVAEQRLGAARGHNDFVLLWNEEGLGGAVVIGGRLHRGFTGGAGEVGFLPVPGTPLIRQVTRANSGGFQELAGAQELPKLARKLGVPPVGSGHYTEVAPQLVARAGAAEDGPYRALLETYATALATGLASVVAVLDPELVVLAGEAITSGGEPLRARVQAELTELAAPRPKLVMTAVPERPVLRGALESALAATRDDVFDTSAR from the coding sequence ATGAACGACCGCGCCGCGCTCGGGCTGCTCCTGGAGCACGGCCCCCTGTCCCGGAGCAGGATCGGCAAGCTGACGGGGCTGTCCAAGCCCACGGCGTCGCAGTTGCTGGTACGCCTAGAAGCGGCGGGGCTCGTCGTCGCCACCGGCACCACCGCGGGCCGCCCCGGCCCCGGCGCACAGCTCTACACGGTCAATCCGCGCGCCGGCTTCGCCGCCGGGCTCGACGTGTCCCCGCGGCGCATCCGGGCCGCCGTCGCCGACCTCACCGGCACGGTCGTCGGCGAGTACGAGCTGGCGACCGGCCGCGTCCGGGCGGCCGGGGCCGTACAGCAGGTCACGGAAGCCCTCGACACCGCCGCCGGAGCCGCCGGGCTGGCCCTCTCCGGCATCCACCGGCTGGTCATCGGCACCCCGGGCGCCTTCGACCCGTCCACCGGACAGCTGCGGTACGCCTCCCATCTGCCCGGCTGGCACTCCACGACCCTGCTCGACGAACTGGCCGCCGCACTGCCCATGCCCTTCGAGCTGGAGAACGACGTCAATCTCGTCGCGGTCGCCGAACAGCGGCTGGGCGCGGCCCGCGGCCACAACGACTTCGTCCTGCTGTGGAACGAGGAGGGCCTCGGCGGCGCCGTGGTCATCGGCGGGAGGCTGCACCGCGGATTCACCGGCGGGGCGGGAGAGGTCGGCTTCCTCCCGGTTCCCGGCACCCCCCTGATCCGGCAGGTCACCCGGGCCAACAGCGGCGGCTTCCAGGAGCTGGCCGGTGCACAGGAGCTGCCGAAACTGGCGCGCAAGCTCGGTGTCCCACCCGTCGGCAGCGGCCACTACACCGAGGTCGCGCCCCAGTTGGTGGCACGTGCGGGCGCGGCGGAGGACGGCCCGTACCGTGCCCTGCTGGAGACCTACGCGACCGCCCTGGCCACCGGTCTCGCCTCCGTCGTCGCCGTCCTCGACCCGGAACTGGTCGTCCTGGCGGGCGAGGCCATCACCTCCGGCGGCGAACCGCTGCGCGCCCGGGTCCAGGCGGAGCTGACCGAGCTGGCCGCGCCCCGGCCGAAGCTGGTCATGACCGCCGTACCCGAACGGCCCGTGCTGCGCGGGGCGCTGGAGAGCGCGCTGGCGGCCACCCGCGACGACGTCTTCGACACCTCGGCCCGCTGA